One genomic window of Halolamina sediminis includes the following:
- a CDS encoding NRDE family protein produces the protein MCTLTLAWQVFDDAPVAVAANRDEQRNRPSEPPARLEGEPTVIAPRDAEAGGTWLGYNDAGLFVGITNRWTDADLAGERSRGLLTRDALREQSAEEALRTVESAVENHEYAGFNLVLADADAAYLLEWDGRLLVRELEPGVHVVVNVGASDAPAIPASAAERGQEQAEDAAAVRTALLSEPDEGSDAWLDRALGVLGDHEYGVCVHQNGYGTVSASLLSIGTDGSVRFDFADGPPCETAFEPVEAAVDTDET, from the coding sequence GTGTGTACGCTGACGCTCGCTTGGCAGGTGTTCGACGACGCGCCCGTGGCCGTGGCCGCGAACCGCGACGAGCAACGTAATCGGCCGTCCGAGCCGCCGGCACGGCTCGAGGGGGAGCCCACCGTCATCGCGCCCCGCGACGCGGAGGCCGGCGGGACGTGGCTGGGGTACAACGACGCCGGCCTGTTCGTCGGGATCACGAACCGCTGGACCGACGCCGACCTCGCGGGCGAGCGCTCGCGTGGGCTGCTCACCCGCGACGCGCTGCGGGAGCAGTCTGCCGAGGAAGCGCTTCGGACGGTCGAGAGCGCCGTGGAGAACCACGAGTACGCGGGGTTCAACCTCGTGCTCGCCGACGCCGACGCGGCGTACCTGCTGGAGTGGGACGGCCGGCTGCTGGTCCGCGAACTGGAGCCCGGCGTCCACGTCGTCGTCAACGTCGGCGCCAGCGACGCGCCCGCGATCCCAGCTTCGGCCGCCGAACGCGGGCAGGAACAGGCCGAGGACGCGGCTGCCGTCCGGACCGCGCTCCTCTCCGAACCCGACGAGGGTAGCGACGCGTGGCTCGACCGCGCGTTGGGCGTGCTCGGCGACCACGAGTACGGCGTCTGTGTCCACCAGAACGGCTACGGGACGGTGTCGGCGTCGCTGCTCTCGATCGGGACGGACGGCTCGGTTCGGTTCGACTTCGCCGACGGGCCACCCTGTGAGACGGCGTTCGAGCCCGTCGAGGCGGCGGTCGACACGGACGAAACGTAG